Genomic window (Aggregicoccus sp. 17bor-14):
CAGCCGCGCCCCCGCGTACTCCACCCCCACCGCGACGGCCTCCTCCTCGGCTTCTCTCACCACGAGCGCTGGCGCCATGCCGCCCGTCCTACCGCGCTGCCGAGATGTGTTGGATCTTGAGAAACGTTCCGTCCACCGACTGTCCGCCCCCGGAGCGCCCCGCTGGGCACTGCCCCTCCGCGCTGGGCAGGCGCGACGGAGCACCGTCCCGCCTGGCGCTCCCCGGAGCCCCTGCACGTGCCCTTCGTCCGCCGCCCGACAGCCCGCGCGTTCTGCCGAAAGAACCGGTTGCCTGCAGGGCTTGCTGCCAGGCGTGGCGCTGCCCAGCTTCCCTGGCACCATGGCCCTTCGACTCCAGCTCTCTCCGCGTGCGGCCCGGGCGCTCTCCCTCTGCCCTCCCGCGCTGCGCGAGCGCCTCGAGCGCGAGCTCGCGCAGCTGCTGTGTGGACGTGCCCTGGCGCTGCCTCCGGTGAGCGCGGGAGACCCGGTACTGCTCGGCGCGGGCATCCGCCTGCGCTACCGGCTGGACCGGGCCGCCGGCCGGCTGCACCTGCTGGAGCTGGGCGGACCGTGGCTCTCGGCCGAGCCCACCGCGCAGCTTCACGCCTGAGGCGGCGCGAGCTGCAGCGCGCCCAGCGTGGCCACCAGCGCGTCCAGGTCCAGGGGTTTGGGCAGCGCGGCGCGGATGCCCTGAGGCAGGGGCCGGCTCGGTCCCGCGCCCGACACCACCACCACCGCGAGCTGCTGGCACGCGAGCACGGGCTCGTCCCGCACGTGCTCCATCAGCTCCCAGCCGGTGAGCCGCGGCATCATCAGGTCCAGCAGCACCACGTCCGGGCGAGGCCCCGCGCGCAGCCGGGCGAGCGCTTCCAGCCCGTGCAGGGCGACGTCCACCGCGTAGCCCTGCATCTCGAGGAAGTCGACGAGCAGCTCGCGGCTGTCGGCGTGGTCCTCGACCACCAGGACCCGCAGGGTCCCGTCACTGCGCGGGCTGTCCACGTCCATCGCCTCCTCTGCCTCCCTGCACTGCGCGTCCGCCCCATGCGGCCCCGCGCCGCGGTGACGTTGCCCGTGCGTCACCCGCTCTCCTCCGAGGTGGGGACGCGACCGGGCGCTGGGGAGCGACAGTGGGCAGAGCGAGTGTTTGCCTGTTCGCCCTCGCGTGGTTCGGCGGGCAGGGGGGCTTGTGCCCGGGGGGGCCCGCAGCCTCTCAATGCGGGGGGCGAGGCGCGGGGCGTCCGCGAGGGGGAGCGCCGCACATGAGCCGCACACGCTCGATGGGGAAGACGGGGGGGGCTCCGGCGCTGCCCTGCGGCGTCCTGCTGGCCGTCCTACTTGCCGCTGCGCCGCGGGCCGCGCTCGCCCAGGCCACGGTGGACGGGAACAGCTCCACCGTCGAGCCGCCCGCGCAGGCTGCAGGAGGCAGCAGCGGCGCCACCGCCGGGCTGTCGCCGCAGGACGCCGCGGACGCGGGCGGTGCTGCTGCCGAGCTGCCGCCGCAGAGCGCCGCGGACGCGGGCAGCGCCACCGTCGAGCTGCCCCTGCAGGCCGCGCCGGACGGGGGCACGGAGCTCGGCGTGGCGGCAGCGGACGGCGGCTCGGGTCCCGTCGTGGTGCCGCCCGCGCTGCTGCAGGACAGCCCGGCGCACTACCCGCCCGAGCTCGCGGCCCAGGGCGCGAGCGGCGTGGTGCAGCTGGAGCTGCTGGTGAATGCGCAGGGCGAGGTGGCCGAGGCCAAGGTCGCGCAGCCCGTGCAGCCGCTGCTGGACGAGGCCGCGCTGCAGGCCGCCACGGGCCTGCGCTTCAGCCCCGCCACGGTGGACGGCGTGCCCAGCCCGGTGCGCCTCACCTTCGAGTACCGCTTCGTCG
Coding sequences:
- a CDS encoding response regulator; amino-acid sequence: MDVDSPRSDGTLRVLVVEDHADSRELLVDFLEMQGYAVDVALHGLEALARLRAGPRPDVVLLDLMMPRLTGWELMEHVRDEPVLACQQLAVVVVSGAGPSRPLPQGIRAALPKPLDLDALVATLGALQLAPPQA